A stretch of Methanobacterium sp. Maddingley MBC34 DNA encodes these proteins:
- a CDS encoding addiction module toxin, RelE/StbE family (PFAM: Plasmid stabilisation system protein~TIGRFAM: addiction module toxin component, YafQ family; addiction module toxin, RelE/StbE family): MYNIEITPEVASKLKKLKKRDMKSFHNVISKIKQIAIVVETNPDHCKNLKKPLSDFKRVHVNKGYVLIFLINKRSKIMVVVDYDHHDNIYDKNYRTFK; the protein is encoded by the coding sequence ATGTACAATATTGAAATCACCCCTGAAGTTGCTTCTAAATTAAAGAAGCTCAAGAAGAGGGACATGAAAAGCTTCCACAATGTGATTTCTAAAATAAAGCAAATAGCTATTGTGGTTGAGACCAATCCAGATCATTGTAAAAATCTCAAAAAACCGCTCTCAGACTTCAAACGGGTACACGTCAACAAAGGTTATGTTCTGATATTTCTAATAAATAAAAGGAGCAAAATAATGGTGGTTGTTGATTACGATCACCACGATAATATTTACGATAAAAATTACAGAACTTTTAAATAG
- a CDS encoding nuclease-like protein (PFAM: Nuclease-related domain) yields the protein MPYLVCYKCDVYYEVKTEEEEYELTHCECGEKLIYFENLEDSYGYVDRESLYKALDEVDDVFVDLEETIDTNPRDVNQKHEREKLANGKTYTQKKASQYEQIQNHGQLLIYAGVIIFIISFLVLFSTLNLIYAILTLAGVILSFYGNSLIAKSKKEGYSWQKGNEGEKIVADYLNTLPEDYFVFNDLKLPGNGGNIDHIVVGPTGIYVIETKNYSGKYRIKGNQWLYYKNGHPTEIKNNPGTQVRKNTKDLIKFLNQKDISTNGSWITGLVALICPDFRVQETPQNYRVLIPKTVPEYIMNGKKESNIDLLGRAAMELEEYCTELTIRR from the coding sequence ATGCCATACCTGGTCTGCTATAAATGTGATGTCTACTACGAAGTGAAAACTGAAGAAGAGGAATATGAGTTAACCCACTGCGAGTGTGGTGAAAAACTAATATATTTTGAAAATTTAGAAGATTCATACGGTTATGTGGACAGAGAATCTCTTTATAAGGCTTTAGATGAAGTAGATGATGTATTTGTTGATTTAGAAGAAACCATTGACACTAACCCCCGTGATGTTAACCAGAAACATGAACGGGAAAAATTGGCCAATGGTAAAACTTACACCCAGAAAAAGGCATCTCAATATGAACAAATACAGAATCACGGACAACTACTGATATATGCAGGGGTTATAATTTTTATCATATCCTTCTTGGTATTATTCAGCACACTTAACCTTATTTATGCAATATTAACCCTTGCCGGAGTAATCCTATCATTCTATGGAAATTCACTAATCGCCAAAAGCAAAAAAGAAGGTTACAGCTGGCAAAAAGGGAATGAAGGGGAAAAAATAGTTGCAGATTACCTTAACACATTACCTGAAGATTACTTTGTCTTTAACGATTTGAAGTTACCTGGAAATGGGGGTAACATTGACCACATAGTAGTTGGACCCACCGGTATCTATGTTATTGAAACCAAAAACTACAGTGGAAAGTACCGAATAAAAGGCAACCAGTGGTTATACTATAAAAATGGACATCCCACAGAAATAAAAAATAACCCCGGAACCCAGGTCCGGAAAAACACCAAGGATCTCATTAAATTCCTTAACCAAAAAGATATTTCAACCAATGGTTCCTGGATCACCGGTCTGGTGGCATTGATCTGTCCTGACTTTCGGGTACAGGAGACACCCCAAAACTACAGGGTTCTCATACCCAAGACAGTACCGGAATACATAATGAATGGTAAAAAAGAATCAAACATAGACTTACTGGGAAGAGCTGCCATGGAACTGGAAGAGTATTGTACGGAACTTACAATCAGGAGATAA
- a CDS encoding putative LmbE-like protein (PFAM: GlcNAc-PI de-N-acetylase): MKRTFHIFIITIPIILLIALFPILSANNNTSQISTNGTQNVTNNSSSAEKVAFIIPHPDDETIGAGGTIGKLMANGTKIHFELMASGDGLGSTLLNVTNYYKIDIPANSSTSYTKKLIREDSFKRVMAIYGCDDYNIQGYSDGTLTAAEVFTTMENLYLNQGYTVFYTVTGDGNSDHLACYQAMLMMEMKYPNLEYREFPIYYYHTSRPASLALTNNTTDEDVTQYTSKKKSAFQVYYNINTIHQIFYPYSDGLYSSSPERIYYIN; the protein is encoded by the coding sequence ATGAAAAGAACATTCCACATTTTTATTATAACCATACCAATCATTTTATTAATTGCATTATTCCCCATACTTTCAGCCAACAATAATACTTCACAAATCAGTACCAATGGAACACAAAACGTGACTAATAACTCATCATCGGCAGAGAAAGTGGCATTTATTATTCCCCATCCAGATGATGAGACCATTGGTGCCGGTGGAACAATTGGAAAACTCATGGCTAATGGAACCAAAATCCATTTTGAACTCATGGCATCCGGTGATGGACTGGGTTCAACCTTACTAAATGTAACCAATTATTATAAAATTGATATTCCTGCAAATTCATCAACCAGCTACACTAAAAAATTGATCAGAGAGGATTCCTTTAAAAGAGTAATGGCCATTTATGGTTGTGATGATTATAATATACAGGGATATTCTGATGGCACATTAACTGCTGCAGAGGTATTCACCACCATGGAAAATCTCTACCTGAACCAGGGATACACTGTTTTCTACACAGTTACTGGAGATGGTAACAGCGACCATCTGGCCTGTTACCAGGCCATGTTAATGATGGAAATGAAATACCCCAACCTGGAATACAGGGAGTTTCCCATTTATTACTATCACACCTCCCGACCCGCATCCCTGGCCCTGACCAATAACACCACCGATGAAGATGTAACTCAATACACTTCCAAAAAGAAGAGCGCATTTCAGGTGTACTATAACATTAACACCATCCATCAAATTTTCTATCCTTACAGTGATGGTTTATACAGTAGTAGTCCAGAAAGGATTTATTACATAAATTAA
- a CDS encoding ADP-ribosylglycohydrolase (PFAM: ADP-ribosylglycohydrolase~TIGRFAM: ADP-ribosyl-[dinitrogen reductase] hydrolase), with product MNHSILKINIKNKARIILQFLLTMNSSTTRKEIQDRFHGAILGLAVGDCLGVPLEFTDPGCFQLVNDMIGGGPFNLDPGMWTDDTSMALCLAESLIESGKFNPIDQLTRYLHWYQDGHLSVKGECFDIGNTTVEALMTFQDTGKPYSGPDHEFSAGNGSLMRLAPVPLFFMKDPLKVIKMSAKSSRATHNHPLAVDACGYYGGLIHGALLGKSKDELLSSRYSPVPGYWEENPLAPGIDDVAAGSFKEKEPPEIRGRGFVVKSMEAALWAFYNSENFKEGCLLAVNLGEDADTTGAIYGQLAGAYYAKSGIPEKWIKRLKKLELIESLIERLLESSI from the coding sequence ATGAACCACTCAATCTTAAAGATTAACATAAAAAACAAGGCGAGAATTATACTCCAATTCTTACTAACTATGAATTCATCAACTACCCGAAAGGAAATCCAGGACAGATTCCACGGTGCAATACTGGGCCTGGCAGTGGGGGATTGCCTAGGTGTGCCCCTGGAGTTTACAGATCCAGGATGCTTCCAATTAGTAAATGATATGATAGGCGGAGGACCCTTTAATCTGGACCCGGGCATGTGGACCGATGACACTTCCATGGCCCTTTGTCTGGCAGAAAGCCTCATTGAATCGGGTAAGTTCAACCCAATAGATCAGTTAACCAGATATCTGCACTGGTACCAGGATGGACATTTATCGGTTAAGGGTGAATGCTTTGACATTGGAAACACCACCGTCGAGGCTTTAATGACCTTCCAGGATACTGGCAAACCTTACTCCGGACCAGACCATGAATTTTCTGCAGGCAATGGATCCCTGATGAGACTGGCACCAGTACCACTCTTTTTCATGAAAGACCCCTTGAAGGTTATTAAGATGTCGGCTAAAAGTTCCCGCGCCACCCATAACCATCCCCTGGCTGTGGATGCCTGCGGCTACTATGGAGGATTGATCCACGGTGCTCTACTTGGAAAATCAAAGGATGAACTATTATCCTCAAGATATAGTCCTGTTCCAGGATACTGGGAGGAAAATCCCCTGGCACCAGGGATAGATGATGTGGCAGCTGGTTCATTCAAGGAGAAAGAACCACCAGAGATACGTGGCAGAGGATTTGTAGTTAAATCAATGGAAGCAGCCCTATGGGCTTTTTATAATAGTGAAAATTTCAAAGAGGGTTGTTTACTGGCTGTAAACCTGGGTGAAGATGCAGACACCACCGGAGCAATCTACGGTCAGTTGGCAGGGGCATACTACGCGAAAAGTGGAATTCCCGAAAAATGGATAAAAAGGTTAAAAAAACTGGAACTAATTGAGTCACTCATAGAAAGATTGTTAGAAAGTTCGATTTAA
- a CDS encoding flavodoxin (PFAM: Pyridoxamine 5'-phosphate oxidase): MQRTIFIYESKYGATEKIVKYLTPVLGPANYCTTDKFNDSYKDFDFFVIGSGVYSGKFDPKIYDFVDNNREWLKDKPVALFSVSLSLKDGDENLKNLSEIIGSTVSLKSLGGTLTLSALSEEDSHALDDFSQQVGFPLKDMNNFNLEEVINYALELKKIKESLVSPAPQTREFIEEFLTSHNTCTLSTSYQNQVRSTPIEYNYFNGFIYLLSEGGEKFANLPFNNQVSVAVYEDYTGFKNLAGMQITGTSEIIREDSPEYEDVLQMKGLKIDFIKRNPVKMNMIKITIIKVEFLYSEFKKLGYEAKQIQTF; this comes from the coding sequence ATGCAAAGAACGATTTTTATCTATGAAAGTAAATATGGTGCAACTGAAAAGATAGTTAAATATTTAACACCGGTTCTGGGTCCTGCTAACTACTGCACCACAGACAAGTTCAATGATTCCTATAAAGATTTTGACTTTTTTGTAATTGGATCTGGAGTCTATAGTGGTAAATTTGACCCTAAAATATACGATTTTGTTGATAATAATCGGGAGTGGTTAAAAGATAAGCCAGTTGCTCTTTTCTCTGTATCCCTCAGTTTGAAAGATGGAGATGAAAATCTTAAAAATCTTTCTGAAATTATAGGGAGCACTGTCAGTCTAAAAAGCTTGGGTGGTACCTTAACGCTCAGTGCATTGAGTGAAGAAGACTCTCATGCACTGGATGACTTCAGCCAGCAGGTAGGTTTCCCATTAAAGGATATGAATAACTTTAACCTGGAAGAAGTAATCAATTATGCCCTGGAACTTAAAAAAATTAAGGAAAGTTTAGTATCCCCTGCTCCTCAAACCAGAGAGTTCATTGAAGAGTTTTTAACCAGTCACAATACCTGTACCCTCTCCACCAGTTACCAGAACCAGGTAAGATCCACTCCCATAGAATACAACTACTTCAATGGATTCATCTATCTGTTGAGTGAAGGTGGAGAAAAGTTCGCCAATCTACCCTTTAACAACCAGGTCTCGGTGGCAGTTTATGAGGATTACACTGGATTTAAGAACCTTGCTGGTATGCAGATAACCGGTACATCCGAGATAATCCGTGAAGATAGTCCAGAATACGAGGATGTTCTCCAGATGAAAGGATTGAAGATTGATTTTATAAAACGTAATCCTGTGAAAATGAATATGATAAAGATCACCATTATAAAGGTTGAATTTCTTTATTCAGAGTTTAAAAAACTGGGTTATGAAGCAAAACAAATTCAAACTTTTTAA
- a CDS encoding putative peptidoglycan-binding domain-containing protein (PFAM: Transglutaminase-like superfamily; Putative peptidoglycan binding domain), which yields MLSMVIAVVPIVGAVDDQNTNSNDVSSSNGLQIGVTGTDLEAAENVLQNNKPFGETTTKVLGTNNSTNQSQIMKLGANGDRVKEIQQWLTDYGYYSGNIDGEFGANTDKAVRDFQTESGLIVDGIVGNDTTKAMETWDTHLAQVQAAAGESTSTDSSTSTGSSSTKKTYASTVRSYSSSYSSSGYSGDCWDVSNAMYSQLTSSGTRARIVQYSNSYSSNHRSVEVWNGNSWVDADYSGQAWVGQPTSHDDSATVIAGS from the coding sequence ATGTTAAGCATGGTTATCGCAGTAGTCCCTATTGTGGGAGCTGTAGATGACCAAAATACAAATTCAAATGATGTTAGTTCTTCTAATGGTTTGCAGATAGGAGTTACCGGTACTGATCTGGAAGCTGCTGAAAATGTGCTTCAGAACAATAAACCCTTCGGGGAAACAACTACAAAAGTCCTGGGAACTAATAATTCTACTAACCAATCACAGATAATGAAACTTGGCGCCAATGGTGACAGGGTCAAAGAAATCCAGCAATGGTTAACTGATTACGGATATTACTCCGGAAATATTGACGGTGAATTCGGTGCTAACACTGACAAAGCTGTCAGAGATTTCCAGACTGAATCCGGCTTAATCGTTGACGGAATTGTGGGTAATGACACTACCAAAGCCATGGAAACATGGGACACACACCTGGCACAAGTCCAAGCTGCAGCTGGTGAAAGTACCAGTACTGACAGTAGTACCAGCACAGGTTCATCTTCAACTAAAAAGACCTATGCTTCAACAGTTCGAAGCTACAGTAGTTCCTACAGTAGCAGTGGTTACAGTGGTGACTGCTGGGATGTAAGTAATGCTATGTACAGTCAGTTAACTTCATCAGGTACCAGAGCACGAATAGTCCAGTACTCAAACAGCTACTCATCCAACCACAGATCTGTTGAGGTTTGGAATGGTAACAGCTGGGTTGATGCAGACTACTCAGGTCAGGCATGGGTTGGACAACCAACTAGTCATGACGATTCTGCAACAGTAATAGCAGGTAGTTAA
- a CDS encoding UvrD/REP helicase (PFAM: UvrD/REP helicase) yields the protein MEERLFPSWEKLETLHEDLSEGERSFIHFLDDNLPDYWKIYWRPFFNGSHPDMVLLNPEGGLMIYKIVDSNQNTSPESNKKQLDYYRNKLIQELVPEISEQIDHYPKSFVIFKTGIYLHHMESYPAQLLYEQYPYLTVVGYDDLEEDSLYLVVPGYDFRKDRFMNPEWAPKLEKWLKPPYHRDRRTGLELTTQQKQLTLPKPGHRRLRGAAGSGKTLVLAHRAAKLAMGNQKVLVITYNRNLWYFIKKMIEECPYNFDWSNITFRHFHGFCKDLINEFSLPTPSRFDDIVSVLEEALKKVQEEPIMNKSLEKFKYDAILIDEGQDYSWEWYNFLSKFLNDRNELFLVCDEKQNIYGRELSWIDGKMENVQFRGRWAELDTVHRLPKEISQLANEFSEEFGLSSTVEFDPHQTILFNDTSSFFRWENIQGKNWVNPVYGAYKTFSQEQINSKQNFKPSEIVILLPKNQMGTELVEFFENQGISSDHIFLTINGSKWRNKKISSLSDERLKISTIHQFKGWESPNVILLIPEHWNGGNKNLDSVVYTAMTRTLQNLIVLNCNDRYRRFGDAINF from the coding sequence TTGGAGGAAAGGTTATTTCCATCATGGGAAAAATTAGAAACATTACATGAAGATTTAAGTGAAGGAGAGCGTTCATTTATTCATTTTTTAGATGATAACTTACCTGATTACTGGAAAATTTACTGGCGTCCTTTTTTTAATGGATCCCATCCAGATATGGTTCTTTTAAATCCTGAAGGAGGGCTCATGATCTATAAAATAGTTGATTCTAATCAGAACACCTCCCCAGAGTCTAATAAAAAGCAGCTGGATTACTACCGGAATAAATTAATCCAGGAGTTAGTGCCTGAAATCAGTGAACAAATAGACCATTACCCCAAAAGTTTTGTAATTTTCAAAACCGGAATATACTTACACCATATGGAAAGTTACCCTGCACAGTTACTCTATGAGCAGTATCCCTACCTTACGGTTGTAGGATATGATGATTTGGAAGAGGATAGTCTTTATCTGGTTGTACCCGGTTATGACTTTAGAAAAGACAGGTTCATGAATCCGGAATGGGCGCCTAAACTGGAAAAATGGTTGAAACCACCATATCACCGTGATAGGAGAACCGGTCTTGAACTGACCACCCAGCAGAAACAGCTCACCTTACCTAAACCCGGGCACCGGAGACTCCGTGGTGCTGCAGGTAGTGGTAAAACACTGGTTCTAGCTCACCGGGCAGCTAAACTGGCTATGGGAAATCAAAAAGTATTGGTGATAACCTATAATCGTAATCTATGGTATTTCATTAAAAAAATGATTGAAGAGTGTCCCTACAATTTTGACTGGTCCAACATCACCTTCAGACATTTCCATGGATTTTGCAAGGACCTCATAAATGAATTTTCACTACCCACACCATCCCGGTTCGATGACATTGTTTCAGTTCTGGAGGAGGCACTTAAGAAAGTACAGGAAGAGCCAATTATGAATAAATCCCTTGAAAAATTCAAATACGATGCCATACTAATCGACGAAGGACAGGATTACAGCTGGGAATGGTATAACTTCCTATCAAAGTTCTTAAATGACCGGAATGAACTTTTCCTGGTTTGTGATGAGAAACAAAATATATACGGGCGTGAATTATCATGGATTGATGGAAAGATGGAAAATGTTCAGTTCCGTGGGCGGTGGGCAGAACTAGACACTGTACACCGTCTGCCCAAAGAAATCTCCCAACTGGCCAATGAATTTAGTGAAGAGTTTGGATTATCATCTACAGTTGAATTTGATCCTCATCAAACCATACTCTTTAATGATACATCCTCTTTTTTCAGATGGGAAAATATTCAGGGTAAAAACTGGGTTAATCCGGTTTATGGAGCCTATAAAACTTTTAGCCAGGAGCAGATAAATTCTAAACAGAATTTTAAACCATCTGAAATTGTTATACTGCTCCCAAAAAATCAGATGGGAACAGAATTAGTGGAATTTTTTGAAAATCAGGGGATCTCTTCTGACCATATATTCCTTACCATAAATGGTTCCAAATGGCGTAATAAAAAAATCTCTTCCCTAAGTGATGAACGTCTTAAGATAAGTACAATACACCAGTTTAAAGGTTGGGAATCACCCAACGTTATTCTTTTAATACCTGAACACTGGAATGGGGGTAATAAAAACCTGGATTCAGTGGTTTACACTGCTATGACTCGAACACTACAGAATTTGATTGTTTTAAACTGTAATGACCGATACAGGAGATTTGGGGATGCTATAAATTTTTAA
- a CDS encoding molecular chaperone (small heat shock protein) (PFAM: Hsp20/alpha crystallin family): MNEKKGVDTMFNDMIKTIKEKQVDLDNAIAEYTGAPVKPAMDVMENEAEVVVKTDLPGFKREDIKIDLTEDTLEITAEFSKETEEEGEEEGVTFHRKERRFGSAARTYILPAKVKIDDVTAQFKDGVLTVTMPKLEKKETFEVKID; the protein is encoded by the coding sequence ATGAATGAGAAGAAAGGTGTAGATACCATGTTTAATGACATGATTAAGACCATTAAGGAAAAACAGGTGGATCTGGATAATGCCATAGCCGAGTACACTGGAGCACCAGTTAAACCTGCCATGGATGTCATGGAAAACGAGGCAGAAGTGGTGGTCAAAACCGACCTTCCTGGTTTTAAACGTGAAGACATAAAAATCGACCTCACTGAGGACACCCTGGAAATCACCGCAGAATTCTCTAAGGAAACTGAAGAAGAAGGTGAAGAAGAGGGAGTTACTTTCCATAGGAAAGAAAGACGCTTTGGATCAGCTGCCCGGACTTACATTCTACCAGCCAAGGTAAAAATCGATGATGTCACCGCCCAGTTTAAAGACGGTGTCCTGACTGTAACCATGCCCAAACTGGAGAAGAAGGAAACTTTTGAGGTTAAAATAGATTAA